Proteins from one Parvibaculum lavamentivorans DS-1 genomic window:
- a CDS encoding efflux RND transporter permease subunit yields the protein MNSLIEAALSHSRTIMTSMVLLVAAGIISFISIPKEADPDIPIPIFYVSIVHQGISPEDAERLLIRPMETELRSLEGLKDITSIASQGHAGILLEFDVNFDKDAALQDVREKVDLARAELPSDTDEPIVREFNTALFPVLIVTLSGDVPERALYNAARKLKDEIEAVPTVLQAELVGHREELLEVVIDPAKLESYNISQSELINIVSLNNRLVAAGNIDTGQGRFSVKVPGLFETREDVLSLPIKVSGEGVVTLSDIASINRTFKDPDGYARFNGHPAIAIEITKRIGTNIIDNNNQVREAVEKFTEGWPEAIHVNYTLDASSWIFRALGSLQSSITTAIILVMIVIVAALGLRSAMLVGISIPTSFMIGFFFLASAGYTINMMVMFGMLLAVGMLVDGAIVVVEYADRKMSEGLDRREAYTLAAKRMFWPVASSTATTLAAFLPMLLWPGVSGKFMSYLPITLIVVLSASLLTALIFVPTMGTLFGKAETENDEVLKQLAATETGDIRGLPGLTGAYVRLLEKLVYYPGRVMAATGVVLVGTIMLFSTFNNGVEFFVDTEPEQAIVLVSARGNLSAQDTLALARDVEDIVLRTEGVKTVFTRTGPGLGSGSSGRNDVPKDLIAQMMIELKPYEERRKGAVILEEIRQNTKSIPGIKVELRKQEDGPPTGKDIQIELTSTDYQKMLATTATIRHHLDTEVDGLIDVEDGRPLPGIEWIMSVDREMAGRFGADVTSVGAVIQLVTNGIMIGEYRPDDAPDEVDIRARFPDDYRVLDQLDSLRVQTQQGLVPISNFVSREAQSQVSTIERINGYRRIMVKANTAIDPATGEKINVDEKVREISAWIADQNIDPAVRVQFRGANEEQAESASFLGGALIGALFLMFIILLTQFNSFYHSILTLSTVILSTVGVLIGMVVTGQPFSVIMTGTGIVALAGIVVNNSIVLIDTYQRLREDTADAVEAVLRTAGQRLRPIMLTTITTMFGLLPMALQINLDFVTREIVLGGPVSVWWVQLSTAIIFGLGFSTLLTLVLIPVLLAAPSVIRAKRAARRDGNPEWQMTEPTTRRAAE from the coding sequence TTGAATTCTCTCATTGAAGCCGCGCTGAGCCATTCCCGCACCATCATGACCAGCATGGTTCTGCTGGTCGCAGCGGGTATCATTTCCTTCATTTCCATTCCGAAGGAAGCGGATCCGGATATTCCGATTCCGATTTTCTATGTCTCTATCGTTCATCAGGGCATCTCGCCTGAAGATGCCGAACGGCTTCTCATCCGACCAATGGAAACCGAACTCCGTTCGCTTGAAGGCCTGAAGGACATAACCTCCATTGCCTCGCAAGGGCATGCCGGCATCCTGCTTGAATTCGACGTGAATTTCGACAAGGACGCCGCCCTGCAGGACGTACGAGAGAAAGTCGACCTTGCGCGTGCTGAACTTCCGAGCGACACGGATGAACCTATTGTCCGCGAGTTCAACACTGCGCTCTTTCCCGTTCTCATCGTGACGCTTTCAGGAGATGTGCCTGAACGCGCCCTTTATAATGCCGCCCGAAAACTGAAAGACGAGATAGAAGCGGTTCCGACCGTGTTGCAGGCTGAACTTGTCGGTCATCGCGAAGAGCTTCTCGAAGTTGTTATCGATCCGGCAAAGCTCGAATCCTACAACATCTCGCAAAGCGAACTTATCAACATCGTGTCGCTCAACAACCGGCTGGTAGCGGCGGGCAACATCGACACAGGTCAGGGCCGCTTTTCGGTAAAAGTGCCGGGACTTTTCGAGACGCGCGAAGACGTTCTCAGCCTGCCAATAAAAGTTTCGGGCGAAGGTGTTGTCACACTTTCCGATATTGCCAGCATCAACCGGACTTTCAAGGATCCGGATGGGTATGCGCGTTTCAACGGCCACCCTGCCATTGCCATAGAAATCACAAAACGCATCGGCACAAACATCATCGACAACAACAACCAGGTACGCGAGGCCGTCGAGAAGTTTACCGAAGGATGGCCGGAAGCCATTCATGTCAACTATACGCTCGATGCGTCCAGCTGGATTTTCCGGGCCCTCGGTTCCCTGCAATCGTCAATTACCACGGCCATCATTCTGGTGATGATCGTTATCGTCGCAGCACTTGGTTTGCGTTCGGCAATGCTGGTTGGCATCTCGATACCGACATCGTTCATGATCGGTTTCTTCTTCCTCGCGTCCGCCGGCTACACGATCAACATGATGGTCATGTTCGGCATGCTGCTCGCTGTCGGTATGCTGGTCGATGGTGCCATCGTCGTTGTCGAATATGCAGACCGTAAAATGTCTGAAGGCCTCGACCGCCGCGAAGCCTATACGCTCGCCGCCAAGCGTATGTTCTGGCCTGTCGCTTCTTCGACAGCCACAACGCTCGCCGCCTTCCTGCCGATGCTGCTGTGGCCGGGGGTGAGCGGAAAATTCATGAGTTATCTGCCGATCACGCTGATTGTGGTGCTTTCGGCTTCACTTTTGACCGCCCTCATCTTCGTCCCAACCATGGGAACCTTGTTCGGCAAGGCAGAAACAGAGAATGATGAGGTTCTGAAGCAACTCGCCGCCACGGAGACCGGCGACATTCGCGGCTTGCCGGGACTTACCGGCGCTTACGTGCGCCTTCTCGAGAAGCTCGTCTATTATCCGGGCCGCGTCATGGCGGCCACCGGTGTCGTGCTTGTCGGCACTATTATGCTTTTCAGCACTTTCAACAACGGCGTCGAGTTTTTCGTCGATACCGAGCCGGAGCAGGCCATCGTTCTCGTCAGCGCGCGGGGAAACCTCTCCGCGCAGGACACATTGGCGCTCGCACGGGATGTCGAAGATATTGTCCTTCGTACGGAGGGGGTGAAAACCGTATTCACCCGCACAGGCCCCGGCCTTGGCTCGGGCTCGTCCGGACGCAACGACGTTCCGAAAGATCTCATTGCGCAGATGATGATCGAGCTCAAGCCTTATGAGGAGCGACGGAAGGGCGCGGTCATTCTCGAGGAGATTCGACAGAACACAAAATCCATTCCCGGCATCAAGGTCGAACTCCGCAAACAGGAGGATGGCCCACCGACCGGCAAGGATATTCAGATCGAGCTCACATCCACCGACTACCAGAAAATGCTCGCCACAACGGCGACGATCCGCCACCACCTCGATACAGAGGTAGATGGCCTTATTGACGTCGAGGATGGGCGGCCCCTACCCGGCATTGAATGGATCATGAGCGTCGACCGTGAAATGGCCGGCCGTTTCGGTGCCGACGTCACCTCGGTCGGTGCAGTCATCCAGCTCGTCACCAACGGCATCATGATCGGCGAGTACCGGCCGGACGATGCTCCAGACGAAGTAGATATCCGCGCGCGCTTCCCGGATGACTACCGCGTTCTCGACCAGCTCGACAGCTTGCGCGTTCAGACTCAGCAGGGTCTTGTGCCAATTTCCAATTTTGTGAGCCGCGAAGCTCAGTCGCAGGTCAGCACGATCGAACGTATCAATGGCTATCGCCGTATCATGGTGAAGGCGAATACCGCCATCGATCCCGCAACAGGCGAAAAGATAAATGTGGACGAGAAGGTCCGCGAAATCTCCGCCTGGATCGCCGATCAGAACATCGACCCTGCCGTGAGAGTCCAGTTCCGCGGCGCCAACGAAGAACAGGCGGAATCAGCCTCCTTCCTCGGCGGCGCGCTTATCGGCGCCTTGTTCCTGATGTTCATTATTCTGCTGACGCAATTCAACAGCTTCTACCATTCGATCCTGACACTTTCGACGGTCATTCTCTCTACCGTCGGTGTGCTCATCGGCATGGTGGTCACTGGGCAGCCCTTCTCCGTCATCATGACGGGTACGGGCATCGTTGCGCTTGCCGGTATCGTCGTAAACAACTCGATTGTTTTGATAGATACATATCAGCGTTTGCGCGAGGATACGGCGGATGCAGTAGAGGCGGTGCTGCGCACCGCAGGTCAACGCTTGCGGCCAATCATGTTGACCACCATAACCACCATGTTCGGCCTGCTGCCGATGGCTCTGCAAATTAACCTCGACTTCGTCACGCGTGAAATCGTCCTTGGCGGGCCCGTGTCGGTCTGGTGGGTGCAGCTGTCGACCGCCATTATTTTCGGTCTCGGTTTCTCCACACTCCTTACTCTCGTTCTGATACCCGTCCTTCTGGCGGCACCTTCCGTTATACGTGCGAAACGAGCAGCACGGCGAGACGGCAACCCCGAATGGCAGATGACCGAACCGACGACACGACGCGCGGCCGAATAG
- a CDS encoding efflux RND transporter periplasmic adaptor subunit has protein sequence MFERQKDFATRITGGRLHRSHFIAIGIGVAIALWFLTGLFTGADSSDGSLTVAEQEQAGSTTPRVRVMESTATLRRGAVIIRGRTAAKRAVEVRAETQGTVAELPVEKGARVKKGDVLCRIALNARDAQLSEAQALVTQRRLEYDASRQLAEKGYRAPTVAAGSKAAYDAAQARLKQMKVEVDQTRILAPFDGIFDDRPVEVGDYMRVGDVCGLVVELDPLLVMGQVSEDRVGALHIGAPGTARLVTGETVEGKIHFVAKTADPATRTFRVELEVPNPDFTMRAGVTAEIIVPGGEVLAHRIPSSVIALDDSGVIGVRAVDDEGRVKFHRVQLIDDTPQGLWIAGLPQTVTVITVGQDYVKEGQKVEAIPANQVGAAL, from the coding sequence ATGTTTGAGCGGCAAAAAGATTTCGCGACGAGGATCACAGGCGGCCGTCTCCACAGGTCGCATTTCATCGCCATCGGCATCGGCGTCGCGATCGCACTATGGTTCCTGACCGGTCTTTTCACCGGCGCGGATAGTTCGGACGGGTCACTGACAGTCGCCGAGCAAGAGCAGGCCGGCAGCACAACACCTCGTGTACGCGTCATGGAATCCACTGCGACGTTGCGGCGCGGCGCCGTGATCATTCGTGGCCGTACTGCTGCCAAACGTGCGGTTGAAGTGCGTGCCGAAACGCAAGGAACCGTAGCCGAACTACCGGTTGAAAAGGGGGCACGCGTCAAAAAGGGCGATGTGCTCTGCCGGATCGCCCTGAACGCGCGCGACGCCCAGCTTTCGGAGGCGCAAGCGCTGGTGACACAGCGACGCCTCGAGTATGACGCTTCGCGCCAGCTGGCCGAAAAGGGTTACCGGGCCCCGACTGTCGCTGCCGGATCGAAAGCTGCCTATGACGCCGCGCAGGCGCGCCTGAAGCAGATGAAGGTAGAGGTCGACCAGACCAGGATATTGGCTCCCTTTGACGGCATTTTTGACGACCGTCCGGTTGAAGTCGGCGACTACATGCGCGTCGGCGACGTCTGCGGTCTTGTGGTGGAACTCGACCCGCTGCTTGTGATGGGGCAAGTGTCCGAGGATCGCGTTGGCGCGCTCCATATCGGCGCACCCGGTACCGCGCGCCTCGTTACCGGCGAAACGGTGGAAGGAAAAATCCACTTTGTTGCGAAGACGGCCGATCCTGCGACCCGTACATTCCGCGTGGAGCTTGAGGTCCCTAACCCAGACTTCACGATGCGAGCCGGAGTTACCGCGGAAATCATTGTGCCCGGGGGAGAGGTGCTCGCGCACCGCATTCCGAGTTCCGTAATCGCGCTTGACGATAGCGGCGTGATTGGCGTGCGCGCCGTGGATGACGAAGGCCGCGTGAAGTTTCATCGTGTGCAGCTTATCGACGATACGCCTCAGGGCCTGTGGATCGCAGGCCTGCCGCAGACGGTAACGGTCATCACCGTGGGGCAGGACTATGTGAAGGAAGGCCAGAAAGTTGAGGCCATACCCGCGAACCAGGTCGGAGCAGCCCTTTGA
- a CDS encoding PadR family transcriptional regulator, with amino-acid sequence MQVTTLCLGALVFGEATGYEINKMFEDGPFSHFLDASYGSIYPALTRLTEEGLVTCKAEPQERRPDKKIYSLTEKGRKSLSEALQQTLAPDKFRSEFLFTVLFAHLLPRSRVRSLVDQRLAAMKEKVEEMAQPDEGDTPGMDFARQYGLAVYSASIQFLEHHRHLIEEIATEEEAHV; translated from the coding sequence ATGCAAGTGACCACGCTTTGCCTCGGCGCCCTGGTCTTCGGCGAAGCCACTGGCTACGAGATCAACAAGATGTTCGAGGATGGCCCCTTCAGCCATTTCCTCGACGCGAGCTATGGCTCGATCTATCCCGCGCTCACCCGGCTTACCGAAGAAGGTCTCGTTACTTGCAAGGCGGAACCGCAGGAGCGGCGTCCGGACAAGAAAATCTATTCGCTGACCGAAAAGGGGCGAAAGAGCCTCAGCGAAGCGCTGCAGCAGACACTGGCGCCGGACAAGTTTCGTTCCGAATTCCTGTTCACCGTTCTCTTCGCTCATCTTCTGCCGCGGAGCCGCGTCCGCAGTCTGGTCGACCAACGCCTGGCGGCGATGAAAGAAAAAGTCGAGGAAATGGCGCAGCCGGATGAAGGAGATACCCCCGGCATGGACTTTGCCCGGCAATATGGCCTGGCCGTCTACAGCGCCTCCATTCAATTCCTGGAACACCACAGACACCTGATCGAAGAGATCGCAACCGAAGAAGAAGCCCATGTTTGA
- a CDS encoding acetyl-CoA hydrolase/transferase C-terminal domain-containing protein, producing the protein MKFEDATSLADAILERTGKKVVLALPLGLGKPVHLANALVERAIADPSISLRIFTALTLEVPQPSSDLERRFMGPVLERLFGGYPGLTYAKALHKGTLPPNIQVNEFFMLAGRWLNSPRQQQNYISANYTHALRYILETGVNVVAQLVAPSQARDRFSLSCNPDISLDLLAARREGRANFIVAGETNFDLPYMGGEAEVEAGEFDFLLDSPSLQYPLFAPPREPVSSADYAIGLHIAGLIPDGGTLQIGIGSIGDAIGKALVLRHSNNAAFSAIADQLRVSGTERGPFEAGLYGASEMLVESFIDLMEAGVLKREAGGKLIHAGFFLGSRAFYEKLRAMPQEMRDKIAMVPVAYVNDLHGDEERKRAARQKARFVNTAMMATLTGAVVSDGLEDGRVVSGVGGQYNFVAQAFALEDARSVIAVRATRNKDGKTASNIVWSYGHMTIPRHLRDVIVTEYGVADLRGKTDGEVVAEMLSIADSRFQPELLAQAKKAGKIAENYQIPASHTTNLPQRIDAALGDARAQGQLPLFPFGSDFTEEEQRLMPALAKLRGASRSDLARLALAGGPEQAEETALLERMKLATPTSFKERLYKRLLLAAMAQTGQ; encoded by the coding sequence ATGAAATTTGAAGACGCCACATCATTGGCGGACGCGATCCTTGAACGGACGGGCAAGAAAGTTGTGCTCGCCTTGCCGCTCGGACTTGGAAAGCCTGTTCACCTCGCCAATGCGCTTGTCGAGCGCGCGATTGCCGACCCCTCGATTTCACTGCGTATCTTCACCGCTCTCACGCTGGAAGTGCCGCAGCCGTCGAGCGATCTGGAACGGCGCTTCATGGGGCCGGTTCTTGAACGCCTCTTCGGCGGCTACCCAGGCCTCACCTATGCCAAGGCTCTTCACAAAGGCACCTTGCCGCCGAATATTCAGGTGAACGAGTTTTTCATGCTCGCCGGGCGCTGGCTCAATTCGCCACGGCAGCAGCAGAATTACATTTCAGCGAATTACACGCATGCGCTTCGCTACATACTTGAAACGGGCGTCAACGTGGTCGCGCAGCTCGTTGCGCCGTCGCAAGCGCGAGACCGCTTCAGCCTGAGTTGCAATCCGGACATCTCGCTCGATCTTCTGGCCGCGCGGCGCGAGGGTCGGGCGAATTTCATCGTGGCGGGCGAGACCAATTTCGACCTGCCCTATATGGGTGGCGAAGCGGAAGTGGAGGCAGGCGAGTTCGACTTCCTGCTCGACAGTCCTTCGTTGCAATATCCGCTCTTCGCGCCCCCTCGGGAACCTGTGTCGTCCGCCGATTACGCCATTGGTCTTCACATAGCCGGGCTGATCCCGGATGGCGGCACATTGCAGATCGGTATCGGCTCCATCGGCGATGCGATCGGCAAGGCGCTCGTCCTGCGTCATTCGAACAATGCCGCCTTCTCCGCCATCGCCGATCAGTTGCGCGTGAGCGGGACGGAGCGCGGGCCTTTCGAAGCCGGTCTTTATGGTGCGAGCGAGATGCTGGTCGAAAGCTTCATCGACCTGATGGAAGCGGGCGTGCTGAAGCGCGAAGCCGGCGGAAAACTTATCCACGCCGGCTTCTTCCTCGGCTCGCGCGCCTTCTACGAGAAGCTCCGCGCCATGCCCCAGGAGATGCGGGACAAGATTGCGATGGTCCCGGTGGCCTATGTCAACGATCTCCACGGCGATGAAGAGCGAAAGCGCGCGGCGCGGCAGAAAGCCCGTTTCGTCAACACGGCGATGATGGCAACGCTGACTGGCGCCGTCGTCTCTGACGGGCTCGAAGACGGTCGCGTGGTCAGCGGCGTCGGCGGCCAGTACAACTTCGTCGCTCAGGCTTTCGCGCTCGAGGATGCCCGGTCGGTCATTGCGGTGCGCGCCACCCGCAACAAGGACGGCAAAACGGCGTCCAACATCGTCTGGTCCTATGGACACATGACGATTCCTCGACACTTGCGTGACGTTATCGTGACGGAATACGGCGTGGCGGATCTCCGCGGGAAAACGGATGGCGAAGTCGTCGCGGAAATGCTGTCGATCGCCGACTCCCGCTTCCAGCCGGAATTGCTCGCCCAAGCCAAAAAAGCGGGAAAAATCGCGGAAAACTACCAAATTCCGGCTTCCCACACGACTAACCTGCCGCAGCGGATCGACGCCGCCCTTGGCGATGCAAGGGCACAAGGACAATTGCCGCTCTTCCCCTTCGGCAGCGATTTTACCGAAGAAGAACAAAGGCTTATGCCAGCCCTCGCGAAACTGCGCGGTGCGTCCCGCAGCGACCTCGCCCGGCTCGCCCTCGCCGGCGGCCCCGAACAGGCGGAGGAAACAGCCCTGCTCGAGCGCATGAAACTCGCCACGCCTACCAGCTTCAAGGAACGGCTTTACAAACGCCTTCTCCTCGCTGCGATGGCGCAGACCGGGCAATAA
- a CDS encoding acyl-CoA dehydrogenase → MDWKAARRDYLTRPIFGWAKGVLPSMSDTEREALEAGDIWWEADLFTGNPDWQKLLDTPKPLLSQEEQAFMDGPVEELCDMLDDWKITWEDGDLSPEAWEFIKANRFFGMIIPKQYGGLEFSAFAHSEVIRKLSSRSAAGAVTVMVPNSLGPGELLMQFGTEAQREYWLPRLARGEEIPCFGLTSPDAGSDAASMVDSGVVCRGVFNGEEVLGIRLNWHKRYITLAPVATVLGLAFKLRDPDHLLGEEEERGITVALVPAGLEGVTTGRRHLPSFQMFQNGPTEGKDVFIPLDHVIGGAEQVGQGWKMLMSALAAGRGISLPSLSAAAAAFSARTTGAYARVREQFNLPIGKFEGVQARLGHIAGTAYLLDAGRRLTCAGLDEGRKLAVISAIMKMQATNRMRVAVNDAMDIHAGKAVIDGPSNYMGNLYRAVPVGITVEGANILTRNLIVFGQGAIRSHPHLLKEMEALGIEDRDEALGRFDEAFWRHVGHSMKTMGRALLRNWTGGLLSPAPRAGKVRPYYRQLSRHAAGFALVADLALLTLGGGLKRKEMLSARLGDILSELYLMSAVLKRWEDDGRQVDDLPLVAYCMEESFAAIDSRFAEIFANLPNRFVAVIAKLIVQPLGPRRRGPKDKLAMRCAELLLAPSATRDRLTSGLHLGRSGDPVAKLEKAFSLSVLTEKAREKMREGGTDDPETALAGGRITAEDAAMIAELQAVVAEVIAVDDFAPEELALHGTAVKDEDADEPLTRRAQG, encoded by the coding sequence ATGGACTGGAAAGCAGCAAGGCGGGACTATCTGACGCGGCCCATTTTCGGCTGGGCGAAGGGCGTGCTGCCCAGCATGTCCGACACCGAGCGCGAGGCGCTTGAAGCGGGCGATATCTGGTGGGAGGCCGATCTTTTCACCGGAAATCCCGATTGGCAGAAGCTGCTGGATACGCCGAAGCCACTGCTCTCTCAAGAAGAACAGGCTTTCATGGATGGGCCCGTCGAAGAGCTGTGCGATATGCTCGACGACTGGAAGATCACCTGGGAAGACGGCGACCTGTCCCCGGAGGCCTGGGAGTTCATCAAGGCCAACCGTTTCTTCGGCATGATCATTCCGAAGCAGTATGGCGGGCTTGAGTTTTCGGCCTTCGCGCATTCCGAAGTCATCCGCAAACTGTCGAGCCGCTCAGCGGCCGGCGCCGTTACTGTCATGGTGCCGAATTCCCTTGGGCCCGGCGAACTTCTGATGCAGTTCGGCACGGAGGCGCAGCGCGAGTACTGGCTGCCCCGCCTCGCACGAGGCGAAGAGATACCCTGCTTCGGCCTCACGAGCCCCGATGCGGGATCCGATGCCGCCTCGATGGTGGATAGCGGCGTGGTCTGCCGGGGTGTTTTCAACGGCGAGGAAGTGCTCGGCATAAGGCTCAACTGGCACAAGCGTTATATTACGCTCGCGCCCGTCGCGACCGTTCTCGGTCTTGCGTTCAAACTGCGCGATCCGGATCACCTTCTCGGCGAAGAGGAAGAACGCGGCATTACCGTCGCGCTTGTCCCAGCCGGTCTCGAAGGCGTTACCACCGGACGGCGGCATCTCCCCTCCTTCCAGATGTTTCAGAACGGCCCCACGGAAGGCAAGGACGTCTTCATTCCGCTCGATCATGTGATCGGCGGCGCCGAGCAGGTCGGCCAGGGCTGGAAAATGCTGATGTCCGCGCTGGCGGCGGGGCGAGGGATTTCCTTGCCGTCGCTCTCGGCGGCGGCCGCCGCATTCTCCGCCCGCACCACCGGCGCCTATGCGCGGGTACGGGAGCAGTTCAATCTTCCCATCGGCAAGTTCGAAGGCGTGCAGGCGCGGCTCGGCCATATCGCGGGCACGGCCTATCTGCTCGATGCAGGCCGCAGGCTCACCTGCGCTGGATTGGACGAAGGCCGCAAGCTGGCGGTCATTTCGGCGATCATGAAGATGCAGGCAACGAACCGGATGCGCGTTGCGGTGAACGACGCGATGGATATTCATGCCGGCAAGGCCGTGATCGACGGTCCGTCGAACTATATGGGTAATCTCTATCGCGCAGTGCCGGTCGGCATCACCGTCGAAGGCGCGAATATCCTGACGCGCAATCTCATTGTCTTCGGCCAGGGCGCCATTCGCAGCCATCCCCATCTGCTGAAGGAGATGGAAGCCCTCGGCATCGAGGATCGGGACGAAGCACTCGGCCGTTTCGACGAGGCCTTCTGGCGCCATGTCGGCCACAGCATGAAGACAATGGGCCGTGCCTTGCTTCGCAACTGGACAGGGGGGCTTTTATCGCCCGCACCCCGCGCGGGAAAAGTGCGCCCTTATTATCGCCAGCTTTCGCGTCATGCCGCCGGCTTCGCGCTTGTCGCCGATCTGGCGCTTCTGACGCTGGGCGGCGGGCTGAAGCGCAAGGAAATGCTGTCGGCTCGGCTCGGCGATATACTGTCCGAGCTTTACCTGATGTCCGCCGTGCTCAAGCGTTGGGAGGATGACGGCCGGCAGGTGGACGACCTTCCCCTCGTTGCCTATTGCATGGAGGAGAGTTTCGCGGCCATCGATTCCCGTTTCGCGGAGATCTTCGCGAACCTGCCGAACCGTTTCGTGGCTGTCATCGCCAAGCTCATCGTGCAACCGCTCGGCCCCCGCAGGCGCGGACCGAAGGACAAGCTTGCGATGCGTTGTGCCGAACTTCTGCTTGCGCCTTCGGCCACGCGCGACAGGCTCACCTCGGGCCTGCATCTCGGACGGAGCGGCGATCCCGTGGCAAAGCTCGAGAAGGCATTCAGCCTTTCGGTCCTCACCGAGAAGGCGCGCGAGAAGATGCGGGAAGGCGGGACGGACGATCCGGAAACGGCGCTCGCAGGCGGCCGGATAACGGCCGAGGACGCAGCCATGATTGCGGAATTGCAGGCTGTCGTGGCTGAAGTGATCGCGGTCGATGATTTCGCTCCGGAAGAGCTCGCCCTGCACGGCACGGCCGTAAAGGACGAGGATGCAGACGAGCCGTTGACGCGGCGTGCCCAAGGATAG